One stretch of Quadrisphaera setariae DNA includes these proteins:
- the metX gene encoding homoserine O-acetyltransferase MetX: MSAAARGQGQQPPAAGPGTREQQLPVSGGWREGDPVGDRLFADLGPLALEGGGSLPAVRLAYETWGRLSAARDNAVLICHALTADSHVVGGAGPGHPTPGWWSELVGPGLAIDTDRWFVVAPNVLGGCQGSTGPSSTAPDGRPWGSRFPYVTIRDQVAAEAALADVLGVRRWAAVVGGSMGGMRAVEHAVTHPERVERLLAVATTARATADQIAWCAPQLAAVRSDPGWSGGDYHDAAPGQGPHRGLGLARMVAHTTYRSAAELDARFGRSAQPGEQPLGGGGRFAVESYLQHHADKLVRRFDAGSYVVLTEAMNSHDVGRGRGGTQAALSRVTARTRVVAVDTDRLYPVSLSEELADGVPGAELDVVASPYGHDGFLIESEAIAKVAGELFAP, from the coding sequence ATGAGCGCCGCCGCCCGCGGGCAGGGCCAGCAACCTCCGGCAGCCGGCCCGGGGACCCGGGAGCAGCAGCTCCCGGTCTCCGGCGGCTGGCGCGAGGGCGACCCGGTCGGCGACCGCCTGTTCGCCGACCTCGGCCCCCTGGCGCTGGAGGGCGGAGGGTCCTTGCCCGCGGTGCGGCTCGCCTACGAGACCTGGGGCCGCCTGAGCGCGGCCCGGGACAACGCGGTGCTCATCTGCCACGCCCTGACCGCTGACAGCCACGTCGTCGGTGGGGCGGGGCCAGGGCACCCCACGCCGGGCTGGTGGTCGGAGCTGGTGGGCCCCGGGCTCGCCATCGACACCGACCGCTGGTTCGTCGTCGCCCCCAACGTGCTCGGGGGCTGCCAGGGGAGCACCGGCCCCTCGTCCACCGCCCCCGACGGACGCCCGTGGGGGAGCCGCTTCCCCTACGTCACCATCCGCGACCAGGTGGCCGCCGAGGCGGCCCTGGCCGACGTCCTGGGCGTGCGGCGCTGGGCCGCCGTGGTCGGCGGGTCCATGGGGGGGATGCGGGCCGTCGAGCACGCGGTCACCCACCCCGAGCGCGTGGAGCGGCTGCTCGCCGTGGCCACCACGGCCCGGGCGACCGCGGACCAGATCGCCTGGTGCGCCCCGCAGCTGGCAGCGGTGCGCTCCGACCCGGGCTGGAGCGGCGGCGACTACCACGACGCCGCCCCGGGGCAGGGCCCGCACCGCGGGCTCGGGCTGGCGCGCATGGTCGCCCACACGACCTACCGGTCCGCGGCCGAGCTCGACGCGCGCTTCGGGCGGTCAGCCCAGCCGGGGGAGCAGCCCCTGGGCGGCGGCGGGCGGTTCGCGGTGGAGTCCTACCTGCAGCACCACGCCGACAAGCTGGTCCGCCGCTTCGACGCGGGGTCCTACGTGGTGCTCACCGAGGCGATGAACAGCCACGACGTCGGCCGCGGTCGGGGCGGCACCCAGGCGGCGCTGTCCCGGGTCACCGCGCGCACCCGCGTGGTGGCCGTCGACACCGACCGCCTCTACCCGGTCTCCCTGTCCGAGGAGCTCGCCGACGGGGTGCCCGGCGCCGAGCTGGACGTGGTCGCCTCCCCGTACGGCCACGACGGGTTCCTCATCGAGAGCGAGGCCATCGCCAAGGTGGCGGGGGAGCTCTTCGCCCCCTGA
- a CDS encoding universal stress protein produces the protein MAVVVGFAGTDEGRAALARAEQEASLRGTSLLVVDTGREPTPAAELEAALGSLEVEHQLVPPGPLRDAAEEVITAAEGAELVVIGLRRRSSVGKLILGANATRILLEAPCPVITVKPAAS, from the coding sequence ATGGCGGTCGTCGTGGGCTTCGCCGGGACCGACGAGGGGCGGGCCGCGCTGGCCCGGGCCGAGCAGGAGGCGTCCCTGCGGGGCACCTCGCTGCTGGTGGTCGACACCGGCCGGGAGCCGACCCCGGCCGCCGAGCTGGAGGCCGCGCTGGGCTCGCTGGAGGTCGAGCACCAGCTCGTGCCGCCGGGCCCCCTGCGCGACGCCGCGGAGGAGGTCATCACCGCGGCGGAGGGCGCCGAGCTGGTGGTCATCGGTCTGCGTCGCCGCTCGAGCGTCGGCAAGCTCATCCTCGGCGCCAACGCCACGCGGATCCTGCTCGAGGCGCCCTGCCCGGTGATCACCGTCAAGCCCGCGGCGTCCTGA
- a CDS encoding RNA polymerase sigma factor: MSSVSTPTLPPEFSHPSLQELLREGTANGSVQAASLRTACEDAQVPMKRMKAVLRALEAAEVTVVVEQPAAPVRPARAKSVRAAAPRAASTTTRTAAPVRSAADEAETAEAPRPARAVAAASSRRAASATATLEADGETGTTPKPRAAAKPKAAKAPAKPAAKSAKAPAKTAPAKGADEDAPEDESPEDVEALAGEDAEADAVVDGAEEAPEAAADAESDADDEEAAPAAAKGEADSDTGFVVSDADDDDAPAQQVVSAGATADPVKDYLKQIGKVALLNAEQEVELAERIEAGLFAEEKLASDETLDPAYKRELQWIAHDGRRAKNHLLEANLRLVVSLAKRYTGRGMLFLDLIQEGNLGLIRAVEKFDYTKGYKFSTYATWWIRQAITRAMADQARTIRIPVHMVEVINKLARVQRQMLQDLGREPTPEELAKELDMTPEKVVEVQKYGREPISLHTPLGEDGDSEFGDLIEDSEAVVPADAVSFTLLQEQLHSVLDTLSEREAGVVSMRFGLTDGQPKTLDEIGKVYGVTRERIRQIESKTMSKLRHPSRSQVLRDYLD, translated from the coding sequence GTGTCGTCGGTCTCCACGCCCACGCTCCCGCCGGAGTTCAGCCACCCCAGCCTGCAGGAGCTCCTGCGGGAGGGCACCGCGAACGGCTCGGTCCAGGCCGCGTCGCTCCGCACCGCCTGCGAGGACGCGCAGGTGCCCATGAAGCGGATGAAGGCCGTGCTGCGTGCGCTGGAGGCGGCGGAGGTCACCGTCGTCGTCGAGCAGCCCGCCGCGCCGGTCCGCCCCGCCCGCGCCAAGAGCGTGCGCGCTGCGGCCCCGCGTGCCGCCAGCACGACCACCCGCACCGCTGCCCCGGTGCGCTCCGCCGCCGACGAGGCCGAGACGGCCGAGGCGCCCCGTCCCGCCCGTGCTGTGGCCGCCGCGTCCTCGCGCCGCGCCGCCTCGGCCACCGCGACGCTCGAGGCCGACGGAGAGACCGGCACCACCCCCAAGCCGCGCGCCGCCGCCAAGCCGAAGGCCGCCAAGGCCCCCGCCAAGCCCGCCGCGAAGTCCGCCAAGGCCCCCGCCAAGACGGCTCCCGCCAAGGGCGCCGACGAGGACGCTCCCGAGGACGAGAGCCCCGAGGACGTCGAGGCGCTCGCGGGCGAGGACGCCGAGGCGGACGCCGTGGTGGACGGTGCTGAGGAGGCCCCCGAGGCCGCCGCCGACGCCGAGAGCGACGCCGACGACGAGGAGGCCGCACCGGCCGCCGCCAAGGGCGAGGCCGACTCCGACACCGGCTTCGTCGTCTCCGACGCCGACGACGACGACGCGCCCGCCCAGCAGGTGGTCTCCGCCGGCGCCACCGCAGACCCGGTCAAGGACTACCTCAAGCAGATCGGCAAGGTCGCCCTCCTCAACGCCGAGCAGGAGGTCGAGCTCGCCGAGCGCATCGAGGCCGGTCTGTTCGCCGAGGAGAAGCTCGCCTCCGACGAGACGCTCGACCCGGCCTACAAGCGCGAGCTGCAGTGGATCGCCCACGACGGCCGCCGCGCCAAGAACCACCTGCTCGAGGCCAACCTGCGCCTCGTGGTCTCGCTGGCCAAGCGCTACACCGGTCGCGGCATGCTCTTCCTGGACCTCATCCAGGAGGGCAACCTCGGTCTGATCCGCGCGGTCGAGAAGTTCGACTACACCAAGGGCTACAAGTTCTCCACGTACGCCACCTGGTGGATCCGGCAGGCGATCACCCGCGCGATGGCCGACCAGGCCCGCACCATCCGCATCCCGGTGCACATGGTCGAGGTCATCAACAAGCTCGCCCGCGTGCAGCGCCAGATGCTCCAGGACCTGGGCCGCGAGCCCACCCCGGAGGAGCTGGCCAAGGAGCTGGACATGACCCCCGAGAAGGTGGTCGAGGTCCAGAAGTACGGCCGTGAGCCGATCTCCCTGCACACGCCGCTGGGCGAGGACGGCGACAGCGAGTTCGGTGACCTCATCGAGGACTCCGAGGCCGTCGTCCCGGCGGACGCGGTGAGCTTCACGCTGCTGCAGGAGCAGCTGCACTCGGTCCTCGACACCCTGAGCGAGCGTGAGGCCGGTGTGGTCTCCATGCGCTTCGGCCTCACCGACGGCCAGCCGAAGACACTGGACGAGATCGGCAAGGTCTACGGCGTGACGCGCGAGCGGATCCGCCAGATCGAGTCGAAGACCATGAGCAAGCTGCGCCACCCGTCGCGCTCGCAGGTCCTGCGCGACTACCTCGACTGA
- a CDS encoding DUF456 domain-containing protein gives MSVITLVAGALVVVGLAGIVLPVLPGSLLVGLGVLIWAIAQGTLGGWLVFAAAAVLLAVGWGTSYVWTGKRLLAAGVPTRSLVIGALAGVVGIFVIPVVGLVVGFCVGLYLAEAGRLGFGEPSWRSTRLALKTVLLSIGVELLLALVATTVWVVAAYNAAS, from the coding sequence ATGAGCGTGATCACGCTCGTCGCCGGCGCTCTCGTCGTCGTGGGGCTGGCGGGCATCGTGCTGCCGGTCCTGCCCGGCAGCCTGCTCGTGGGCCTCGGCGTGCTCATCTGGGCGATCGCCCAGGGCACGCTCGGAGGCTGGCTGGTCTTCGCGGCCGCCGCGGTGCTGCTGGCCGTCGGCTGGGGCACCTCCTACGTCTGGACCGGGAAGCGGCTGCTCGCGGCCGGGGTCCCGACGCGCTCGCTCGTCATCGGAGCCCTGGCCGGAGTCGTGGGGATCTTCGTGATCCCCGTGGTCGGCCTGGTGGTCGGCTTCTGCGTGGGGCTGTACCTCGCCGAGGCCGGACGCCTGGGGTTCGGCGAGCCGTCCTGGCGCTCGACGCGGCTGGCGCTGAAGACCGTGCTGCTGTCCATCGGGGTCGAGCTGCTCCTCGCCCTCGTGGCCACCACCGTGTGGGTCGTGGCGGCGTACAACGCCGCCTCCTGA
- a CDS encoding DUF7455 domain-containing protein, whose translation MTAVLTTPPITAAERCDRCGAQAYVRVLLATGGELLFCAHHGREHSARLREVAAEIHDQSDRLTAPAIAPDGEH comes from the coding sequence GTGACCGCTGTCCTGACGACTCCGCCCATCACCGCCGCCGAGCGGTGCGACCGCTGTGGGGCGCAGGCCTACGTGCGCGTCCTGCTGGCCACCGGCGGCGAGCTGCTGTTCTGCGCGCACCACGGCCGGGAGCACTCCGCCAGGCTGCGCGAGGTAGCCGCCGAGATCCACGACCAGTCCGATCGGCTGACCGCACCGGCCATCGCGCCGGACGGGGAGCACTGA
- a CDS encoding DNA gyrase/topoisomerase IV subunit B has protein sequence MTSTPQRPVQKAGGGDYTARHLSVLEGLEAVRKRPGMYIGSTDSRGLMHCLWEVIDNSVDEALAGHCTHIDVVLHADGSVEVRDDGRGIPVDVEPRTGLTGVEVVFTKLHAGGKFGGGSYTASGGLHGVGASVVNALSARLDVEVDRGGLTHAMSFRRGEPGTFADPAGGAVGGASTPSPTSTFTPFTDASELRVTGKVRRGRTGTRVRYWSDPTIFLKEAAFSYDELVTRARQTSFLVPGLELRIRDERGLTGTPGQDGPHEELFRHDGGITEFVDHLATDPPVTDTWRLQGEGRFKETVPMLDERGHMVSQEVERECGVDVALRWGTGYDTELRSFVNIISTPKGGTHVAGFEAALLKALRKAIADNARKLKVGAKEEPVTKEDVTAGMTAVLTVRLAEPQFEGQTKEVLGTSAVRGIVTRVVEKEVAALFASPAKGTKLQTATLLEKVVAESRARVTARQHKETQRRKTALETSTLPAKLADCRSNDVEKSELFIVEGDSALGTAKLARSSDFQALLPIRGKILNVQKASIADMLRNAECAAIIQVVGAGSGRSFDLEAARYGKVIFMADADVDGAHIRTLLLTLFFRYMRPMVEAGRVYSAVPPLHRVEVIGSGRAKNEYVYTYSEAELQSTLARLKQSGRRWKPDIQRYKGLGEMDADQLAGTTMDPAHRTLRRVGIADAAAAERVFELLMGNDVAPRKDFIVEGATGLDADRIDA, from the coding sequence GTGACCTCGACCCCTCAGCGCCCCGTCCAGAAGGCCGGTGGTGGCGACTACACCGCGCGCCACCTGTCGGTGCTGGAGGGCCTGGAGGCGGTCCGCAAGCGCCCCGGCATGTACATCGGCTCCACCGACTCCCGCGGGCTGATGCACTGCCTGTGGGAGGTCATCGACAACTCCGTCGACGAGGCGCTGGCCGGGCACTGCACCCACATCGACGTGGTGCTGCACGCCGACGGGTCGGTCGAGGTGCGCGACGACGGGCGCGGCATCCCGGTGGACGTCGAGCCGCGCACCGGCCTCACCGGCGTCGAGGTGGTCTTCACCAAGCTGCACGCGGGTGGCAAGTTCGGCGGCGGGTCGTACACGGCCTCCGGCGGCCTGCACGGCGTGGGCGCCAGTGTGGTGAACGCGCTGTCGGCCCGGCTCGACGTCGAGGTGGACCGCGGCGGGCTCACCCACGCCATGAGCTTCCGCCGCGGCGAGCCCGGCACCTTCGCCGACCCCGCCGGCGGCGCTGTCGGCGGTGCTTCCACCCCCTCGCCCACGAGCACCTTCACGCCCTTCACGGACGCCTCCGAGCTGCGGGTCACTGGCAAGGTGCGGCGGGGCAGGACCGGCACCCGGGTGCGGTACTGGTCGGACCCGACGATCTTCCTCAAGGAGGCGGCGTTCTCCTACGACGAGCTCGTCACCCGGGCCCGCCAGACCTCCTTCCTCGTGCCGGGCCTGGAGCTGCGCATCCGCGACGAGCGCGGGCTGACCGGCACCCCGGGCCAGGACGGGCCCCACGAGGAGCTCTTCCGCCACGACGGCGGCATCACCGAGTTCGTCGACCACCTCGCCACCGACCCGCCGGTCACCGACACCTGGCGGCTGCAGGGGGAGGGGCGCTTCAAGGAGACCGTGCCGATGCTCGACGAGCGCGGGCACATGGTCAGCCAGGAGGTGGAGCGCGAGTGCGGCGTCGACGTGGCGCTGCGCTGGGGCACCGGCTACGACACCGAGCTGCGCAGCTTCGTGAACATCATCTCCACCCCCAAGGGCGGCACCCACGTCGCAGGCTTCGAGGCCGCGCTGCTGAAGGCGCTGCGCAAGGCCATCGCCGACAACGCCCGCAAGCTCAAGGTGGGCGCCAAGGAGGAGCCGGTCACCAAGGAGGACGTCACCGCCGGCATGACGGCCGTCCTCACCGTGCGCCTGGCAGAGCCCCAGTTCGAGGGGCAGACCAAGGAGGTCCTGGGCACCTCGGCGGTCCGGGGGATCGTCACGCGGGTGGTGGAGAAGGAGGTGGCCGCGCTCTTCGCTAGCCCCGCCAAGGGCACCAAGCTCCAGACGGCCACGCTGCTGGAGAAGGTGGTCGCCGAGTCGCGCGCCCGCGTCACCGCCCGCCAGCACAAGGAGACGCAGCGCCGCAAGACCGCGCTGGAGACCTCCACCCTGCCCGCCAAGCTGGCCGACTGCCGCAGCAACGACGTGGAGAAGTCCGAGCTGTTCATCGTCGAGGGCGACAGCGCCCTGGGCACCGCCAAGCTCGCGCGCTCCAGCGACTTCCAGGCCCTGCTGCCCATCCGCGGCAAGATCCTCAACGTCCAGAAGGCCTCCATCGCCGACATGCTCCGCAACGCGGAGTGCGCCGCGATCATCCAGGTGGTGGGTGCGGGGTCGGGACGCAGCTTCGACCTGGAGGCCGCCCGCTACGGCAAGGTCATCTTCATGGCCGACGCCGACGTCGACGGCGCCCACATCCGCACGCTGCTGCTGACCCTGTTCTTCCGCTACATGCGGCCCATGGTCGAGGCGGGGCGGGTCTACTCGGCGGTGCCCCCGCTGCACCGCGTGGAGGTCATCGGCAGCGGCCGGGCCAAGAACGAGTACGTCTACACCTACTCCGAGGCCGAGCTCCAGAGCACGCTCGCGCGTCTCAAGCAGTCGGGTCGGCGGTGGAAGCCGGACATCCAGCGGTACAAGGGCCTGGGGGAGATGGACGCCGACCAGCTGGCCGGCACGACGATGGACCCGGCCCACCGCACGCTGCGCCGGGTGGGCATCGCCGACGCCGCGGCCGCTGAGCGCGTCTTCGAGCTGCTCATGGGAAACGACGTCGCTCCCCGCAAGGACTTCATCGTCGAGGGGGCCACCGGCCTGGACGCCGACCGCATCGACGCCTGA
- a CDS encoding APC family permease, whose translation MATTAPSASAADETGRPELKRALGTKLLLLFIIGDVLGTGIYALTGQVAAEVGGAVWIPFAVAFGVAMITASSYLELVTKYPQAAGAALYTHKAFGIHVVTFMVAFTVMCSGITSASTASRAFSSNTMKLFGVETPSALVVTVVALLFMALVAAINLRGVGESVKTNVALTLVELTGLLIVLVVGAYALLGGQGDLSRATSLQLSDDQAPFTAITAATALAFFALIGFEDSVNMAEETRDPSRTFPKVMFAALGIAMVLYLLVGVISVAVVPLDQLSEGDTPLLQVVSAGAPGFPIGIFALVTMFAVANTALLNMLMASRLLYGMAHEGVLPRFLGRVLRGRRTPWTAVLFATSLSMILISVVSWLAASNPDSSVVKNLGGTTSLLLLAVFTVVHVAVIVLRRDRVQHQHFKTPTFLPWLGAVICLYLVTPLTPRDGTQYQIAAALLVLGLVLWFFTWLHRRRQGLATRVEDPTRLEG comes from the coding sequence ATGGCGACGACGGCACCCTCTGCGTCCGCGGCTGACGAGACGGGACGACCCGAGCTCAAGCGCGCGCTCGGCACCAAGCTCCTCCTGCTCTTCATCATCGGCGACGTCCTCGGGACGGGCATCTACGCCCTCACCGGGCAGGTGGCCGCTGAGGTGGGCGGCGCCGTGTGGATCCCGTTCGCCGTGGCGTTCGGCGTGGCGATGATCACCGCGTCGAGCTACCTCGAGCTCGTCACCAAGTACCCGCAGGCGGCGGGCGCCGCGCTGTACACCCACAAGGCGTTCGGCATCCACGTGGTGACCTTCATGGTCGCCTTCACGGTGATGTGCTCGGGCATCACCTCGGCGTCGACCGCTTCCAGGGCGTTCTCCTCGAACACCATGAAGCTCTTCGGCGTCGAGACGCCGTCGGCCCTGGTCGTCACCGTGGTGGCGCTGCTCTTCATGGCGCTGGTCGCCGCGATCAACTTGCGCGGAGTCGGGGAGAGCGTCAAGACCAACGTGGCCCTGACGCTGGTGGAGCTCACCGGCCTGCTGATCGTCCTCGTGGTGGGCGCCTACGCGCTGCTCGGCGGCCAGGGCGACCTGTCCCGCGCGACCTCGCTCCAGCTCTCCGACGACCAGGCGCCCTTCACCGCCATCACCGCAGCCACGGCGCTGGCGTTCTTCGCGCTCATCGGGTTCGAGGACTCGGTGAACATGGCTGAGGAGACGCGCGACCCTTCCCGCACCTTCCCCAAGGTGATGTTCGCCGCGCTCGGCATCGCGATGGTGCTCTACCTGCTCGTGGGTGTGATCTCCGTCGCGGTCGTCCCGCTCGACCAGCTGTCCGAGGGCGACACGCCGCTGCTGCAGGTGGTCTCCGCCGGTGCCCCGGGCTTCCCGATCGGGATCTTCGCCCTGGTGACGATGTTCGCGGTGGCCAACACGGCGCTGCTGAACATGCTCATGGCCTCCCGGCTCCTCTACGGGATGGCCCACGAGGGCGTGCTGCCGCGCTTCCTGGGACGGGTGCTGCGCGGGCGGCGCACCCCGTGGACGGCGGTGCTCTTCGCGACCTCCCTGTCGATGATCCTCATCAGCGTGGTGTCGTGGCTGGCGGCCTCCAACCCCGACTCCTCCGTGGTGAAGAACCTCGGCGGCACCACGTCACTGCTCCTGCTCGCGGTCTTCACCGTCGTGCACGTGGCGGTCATCGTGCTGCGCCGGGACCGGGTCCAGCACCAGCACTTCAAGACCCCGACGTTCCTCCCGTGGCTCGGGGCCGTGATCTGCCTCTACCTCGTCACGCCGCTGACGCCGCGCGACGGCACCCAGTACCAGATCGCTGCCGCGCTGCTCGTCCTCGGCCTGGTGCTGTGGTTCTTCACGTGGCTGCACCGCCGCCGCCAGGGGCTGGCCACGCGCGTGGAGGACCCCACCCGCCTGGAGGGGTGA
- a CDS encoding GNAT family N-acetyltransferase: MSTPDLPEPVSPGLTWRPLTEVDVPRWYHLTQAIEAADRPAERYTEDDLHDELLAGSWKDPAHRSLAAQDEEGNLVAFGLVDVRPGDVSTVRASLWGGVHPEHRGRGLGRQLLAWQCAVGRQLISAAPGSAPGELVLHSDEKLTDRTALARAAGFEVRRYHLVMRRRLTGEGAPPLPEVDLPEGLRLVPWAPELDDEVRLAHNEAFADHRGSEPRTREDWQRWVSGHRDARTDWSFVVLTDDGGEPRVAGYTIAFAFAQDWVDGVKEGWTGLLGTRRAHRRRGVGAALLAASLRAFTEAGMDAAGLDVDRENPSGALGIYERLGYAPHQVEVVWGAAVER, encoded by the coding sequence GTGAGCACTCCCGACCTGCCCGAGCCGGTCTCGCCGGGCCTGACCTGGCGGCCGCTGACCGAGGTCGACGTCCCGCGCTGGTACCACCTGACCCAGGCGATCGAGGCCGCCGACCGTCCCGCGGAGCGCTACACCGAGGACGACCTGCACGACGAGCTGCTCGCCGGCTCGTGGAAGGACCCGGCGCACCGCTCCCTGGCGGCGCAGGACGAGGAGGGGAACCTCGTCGCCTTCGGCCTGGTGGACGTCCGCCCCGGTGACGTCAGCACGGTGCGCGCGTCGCTGTGGGGCGGGGTCCACCCCGAGCACCGGGGCCGAGGGCTGGGACGGCAGCTGCTCGCCTGGCAGTGCGCCGTGGGGCGCCAGCTCATCTCTGCAGCCCCCGGCTCCGCGCCGGGGGAGCTGGTGCTGCACAGCGACGAGAAGCTCACCGACCGCACGGCCCTCGCCCGTGCCGCCGGCTTCGAGGTGCGCCGCTACCACCTGGTCATGAGGAGGCGGCTCACCGGCGAGGGGGCGCCTCCGCTGCCCGAGGTGGACCTTCCGGAGGGGCTGCGGCTGGTGCCGTGGGCACCGGAGCTGGACGACGAGGTGCGCCTGGCCCACAACGAGGCCTTCGCCGACCACCGCGGCAGCGAGCCCCGCACCCGCGAGGACTGGCAGCGGTGGGTCAGCGGGCACCGCGACGCCCGCACCGACTGGAGCTTCGTGGTGCTCACCGACGACGGCGGCGAGCCTCGGGTGGCGGGCTACACCATCGCCTTCGCCTTCGCACAGGACTGGGTGGACGGCGTCAAGGAGGGCTGGACGGGCCTGCTCGGCACCCGCCGCGCCCACCGCAGGCGCGGTGTGGGCGCAGCGCTGCTCGCCGCCAGCCTGCGGGCCTTCACCGAGGCCGGCATGGACGCCGCCGGCCTCGACGTGGACCGGGAGAACCCCAGCGGAGCGCTCGGCATCTACGAGCGGCTCGGCTACGCCCCCCACCAGGTCGAGGTGGTCTGGGGCGCCGCCGTCGAGCGCTGA